Genomic segment of Mycobacterium botniense:
CGGGACCAGGTCCTCGAGCGGGCGGGGATGGGCGAGCGAGAAATGGACCTGATTGCTGATCACCGGCCGCCCCAGCGCAGCGTCGGCCTTCTGCCACCGCGCCAGCGAATAGTTCGAGACACCGGCCGCCCCGATGGCCCCGCTGTCGAGCAGGTCACGCATCCCCGGCATGATCACCGAATCGGGGACGACCGGGTTGGGCTGGTGGATCTGGTAGAGCGGGATGCGCTGCAGCCCCAGACGCCGCGCGCTGGCGCGCTCGCGCTGTTTGATCACCGGCGGGAACGGGGCGACCGGCATGATCTTGCTGGCCACCACGACCTCGGTGCGCTTGTCGCCGAGCGCTTCGCCGAGGATGCGCTCGCTTTTGCCCAGCCCGTAGATCTCGGCGGTGTCGAACAGCGTGACCCCCAAGGCGAGAGCGCGCTGAACGATATCCCGGGCGGCGCCGGAGGCGTACCGGTCCCCATAGCCCCATTCGATTGACCCGAACTGCCAGGTGCCCAGCCCGATCCGGCTGACTTTTCCGATTCCCTCGACGTCGAGATATTTCATAGATCCACCGTACTGAGATCACCGAGAACACCCAACGTTATCGGTCGATACGCTGTGCCTGCAGCCGGCTCGTGACAAGAAAGGGCGGATATGTCAAGGAGCGTGGTGATCGGCGCCTCGAGCGGGCTGGGGCGCTGCATAGGGGTGGGTCTGGCGCAGCGTGGCGATCAGGTCGCGCTCATGGCCCGCCGCCGGGAGCGTCTCGAGACCGCGGCGACAGAAGCCGGGCCGGGCGCCGTCGCCATCGAATGCGATGTCACCGACGAGGCGTCGTGCCGCTCGGCCATCGGCGACGCGGCCGCCGCGCTGGGCGGTATCGACAACCTGATCTACACACCGGCCATCAGCCCGCTGGTCCGGCTGGTCGACACCGACGCTGATACGTGGCGGCGGGTCTTCGACACCAACATCATCGGCGCAGCGCTGGCGACGGCGGCGGCGGTGCCCCATTTGAGGGAGTCGGCGGGCAAAGCGGTGTATCTTTCCTCCGTCGCAGGCACTTTCGGCCCGCCCTGGCCGGGGCTGGGCGCCTACGGTGTCAGCAAAGCGGCGCTCGAACGGCTCGTCGAGGCGTGGCGCGCCGAACACCCGGACATCGGCTTCACGTGTCTGATCGTGGGGGAGTGCGCCGGCGGTGAAGACGACGCCCGAACCGGCATGGGCACCGGCTGGGATCGCCAGCTCGCCGAGCAGACCTACCCGCTGTGGTTATCGCGCGGCTGCATGCCCGGCAAGTTGATGCCCGTCGAGGACCTTATCGAGGTGGTGCACACCATCCTGCGCACCGACGCGGCCACGTCGATGCCGGTCGTCGTGGCGCGGGGCGCCCCGGCGGGCTCCGGCGAAATCCTGCGCAGCGGCCGGTCATAACCACGGGCATCTCGGTGAGCCGTTAACCCCGCACGACAGGACGCCTCGTTTTCTTATGATCTGGGTATGCGCCCCGGTGGGCTGAACACCATGGGCTCGCCGGCATTCACCGACGAGGACTCGGCGCGGTATCGCGCCGCCGGATGGTGGTCGGATGTGACGCTGTCGGATGCGGTGCGCCGCAACGCCGAGCAGTCACCTGGTCGCGCCGCCTATGTCGATCACCCCGGCATTTCGCTGACCTGGCGTGTATTCGACTGTGCAGCAAGCGATTTAGCGGAGCAGCTCATTGGGGTCGGGGTATCGCGGGGTGATCGGGTTGCGGTGTGGCATGGTGACTCGGCTGCCATCCACGTGCTGTTGGTGGCGATCGAACGCTGCGGGGCTGTCGTCGTCGGCGTCGGCGCCCGGGCCGGCAGCCGAGAGGTCGCGGCGATACTGCGCACTGCACAGCCGAAGTTTCTGGTCAGCGACCGAGCGCGCAGCGCAGCTGCACGGCAGGCCGCCGCGGCAGTGACCGCCGGATTCCCGGTGCTGGTGCTGGGCTCGGGCAGTGACGCGGGCGAGCTGTGCGTGCACATCGACGCCGCGCCCACCGCGCTGGGCGCCGAGCGGCCCCTTGGCCCCGACGACGTTTTCCTCATCAATTCCACCTCCGGGACCACGGGACTGCCCAAGTGGGTTGTGCACACCCAAAACCGCTGGTACTACTTTCATCAGAAGGCCGTGGCCAACGGGCTGCTGACGGCGGACGACATCTTCCTGCCCGTCATCCCCACGCCTTTCGGTTTCGGGATCTGGACCAGCCATACGACGCCGATCTACCTGGGCGCCACTGCGGTAATCCTCGAGCGTTTCACGACAAAGACGACATATGAGGCGATCGCGCAGCACAAGGTCACCGTATTGTGCTGTGTGAGTACGCAATTGACGATGCTGATGGCTGACCGCTCCCGTCTGGATTACGATCTGAGCTCGTTGCGTGTCGTCTTCGCCGGCGGGGAGGCATTGCCGTATCGGCCGGCCGCCGAGTTTGAAGAGCTCACCGGCGCCAAGATCCTGCAGTTCTATGGTTCGAATGAAACCGGGCTGCTCAGCGCCACCACGGTCGATGACTCGCGGCACCGCCGGCTGCGCACCAGCGGCCGGATCGTGCCCGAAATGGCGGTCCGGCTCTTCGACGGCGATCGCGATGTCACCGCAACCGGGCACGGTCAGCCCGCGTGCCGCGGCCCGGCGACCAGCCTGGGCTATTTGGGCGGCACCGACCACGACAAGCTGTTCACCCGCGACGGGTGGATGCGCATGGGCGACATCTGCCAGATCGACGCGGACGGGTATCTGACCGTCACCGGGCGAACATCGGATTTCATTCTGCGCGGCGGCAAGAACATCAGCGCCAGCGAGGTCGAGGACGCGGTCATGGCCCACTCGTCGATCGCGGTCGCGGCAGCGGTCGCAATGCCCGACCCGGTGTTCGGTGAAAAGGTCTGCGTCTACATCGAACTCGCTGATTCCCAGACGGTCGAGTTGCCCCAGCTCGTCGAGCATCTGGTGGCACTGGGAGTTTCCAAGGAATTGCTGCCCGAACGGCTCATCGTGATGGACGAACTGCCGCGATCATCCGGGGGCAAGATCGCCAAAAGTCAGCTCCGCGAGGATATTCGCGCCAGGATGGAGGCCAAGCATGAATGCACCTAACGCGCGCCCGGGTGGCCTGGAGGTGTGGGCACCCTCAGTGATGCCCCCGATCGGGGTCGAGCTGTCTCATGAGCAAGCACTGGCAGTGGCCTTCCGTCACCTCGCCGCCATCGGGTTCGCCGAGAACATGGCCGGGCACATCACCTGGCAGCTCGACGGGCAAACGGACATGCTGGTCAATCCGTGGGGGCTGTGGTGGGCGGAACTCACCGCCTCCGATATCTGCGTGGTGGACCAAGATGCGCAAGTGATCCGCGGCCGGTGGGACGTCACGCCGGCGATCCACATCCATACCGAACTGCACCGGGTCCGCCAGGATGCCCGGGTGGTCATTCACAACCACCCCTACTACGTGTGTGTGCTCGCCGCACTGGGCCGGCTGCCCGAACTCGTGCATCAAACCGGTTCGCTGTTCGTGGATGACCTGCGCCTAATCGACACCTACGACGGCGAAATCGACAGCCCCACCCGCGCAGCGGATCTCGCGGCGCGGATCGGGAACGCCAATCTGACGATCCTGGCCAACCACGGCGTCATCGCAACGGGTCGCACCCTGGCCGAAGCCGTGTACCGGGCAGCATCGATCGAGCGGGTATGCAAGCTGGCCTACGACGTCATGCTCACCGGCCAGAAGCCAGTGACGATGAAATGGTCCGACATGGCGGGCATGAAAGCATCGCTGATCGAACGGGCCGCTGAAGTGTACTGGGCGGGGGCAGCGCGGATGACCATCAAAGCCGATCCTGATGTGCTGTCCTGAGTACGCCAAACATCGCATCTCGCAAGGAGATTGCCGACCATGAAATCGATCGACGAGCTGGCCGCTAGCCCCAACTTCACCACCGCCAAGACCGGCACGGACCGTTCGGTCACGTTTTTGCCCGACCCGCCGCGGGCGAAACGGCGTTATACGCTGATCTCGGTGGACGATCACATCGTCGAACCCCCGGATACCTTCACCGGACGGGTTCCGCGGAAGTTCGCCGATCGCGCTCCCAAAGTCGTCGACACTGACGACGGCAGACAGACCTGGGTTTATGACGGCCAGAAACTGCCCAACGTCGGGTTCAACGCCGTGGTCGGGCGGCCGGTGTCAGAGTATGGTTTCGAGCCGGTCCGGTTCGATGAAATACGCAGGGGTGCATGGGATATCCATGAGCGTATCAACGATATGGACCTCAACGGTGTGTATGCGTCGCTTAACTTTCCGTCTTTCCTGCCCGGGTTCGCCGGCCAGCGGCTGCAGCAGGTGACTAACGATCGTGATCTGGCGTTGGCCTGCGTCCGGGCATGGAACGACTGGCACCTCGAGGTGTGGGCGGGGTCATACCCCGAACGGATCATCCCCTGCCAGTTGCCATGGCTGCTTGACCCTGAGCTCGGCGCTCAGATGATCTACCAGAACGCTGAGCGTGGATTTCACGCCGTCACGTTCAGCGAGAATCCGGCGATGCTGGGATTGCCGAGTATTCACTCGGGTCACTGGGATCCGATGATGGCCGCTTGCGCCGAAACCGGCACCGTCGTCAACCTGCATATCGGATCATCTGGTTCCTCACCGTCCACCACCGAAGACGCCCCTCCGGATGTGCCGGGTGTGCTGTTTTTCGCCTATGCCATTTCGGCGGCGGTCGACTGGCTGTACTCCGGGCTTCCCAGCAGGTTCCCCGACCTCAAGATCTGTCTGTCCGAAGGCGGTATCGGCTGGGTGGCCGGGCTGCTGGATCGGCTGGACCACATGCTCAGCTATCACGCGATGTACGGCACCTGGGCGGCGCTGGGTGAGAGTTTAACCCCCGCAGAGGTTTTCCTGCGCAACTTCTGGTTTTGCGCAGTGGAGGACAAATCATCCTTCGTGCAGTATGACCGGATTGGCGCGGACAACATCATGGTGGAATCCGACTATCCGCATTGCGACTCAACCTGGCCGCACACCCAGCAAAAGATCCACGAGCAAATTGGCGGGCTTCCCCAGGATGTGATTCGCAAAATCAGCTGGGAGAACGCGTCGCGGTTGTATGGCCACCCGGTTCCGCCCGATATCCAACGGGATCCCGAGGCTTTCTGAGATCGCGAAAGCGACAGTGGTGCGGCCTCGCTAGACCGAGTCCGGGTTCGAATCCGGCGTTGACTTGGCTCGGCGTGGTGCGGCCGTTTGCGGTGCTGATCGACGAACGCTTCGTTGCCGCCTTCGAGTTAGTGTCATCGTCAGCGCGGCCGGCGTGAACACTCCGCGACCACCCGAGGCGATATGTGCCTCGACCTGGACGTGTCGTTGGATGCGGCTGCGCTGGCCGGAGCGGCGCCTAAGGCATCCGGCCTGCACTTTGTGCCCTGGCACGGATCCGAGGCAGAATCGAGCGATGAAGCCAGCCGGTGTCCACCATGTCGCAATCTGCGTCGCCGATGCGCAGAAAGGTCTCGCCTTTTATCGCGACGTGCTCGGCATGACACAGCTGCCGCGCCCCGATCTCGGCCCCGGGTACTGGCTTGACGCCGGCGGCCAACAGGTGCACCTCATGGAGTCCGCCACCCCGCCGCCCGGTGCGGCCCACTTCGCGATCCGCGTCGACGACCTCGAAGCCGCCGTCGCCGACCTGCAGGAGCAGGGCGTCGAGGTCCAACGGGTTCCATTCATCCCCGGCGCCGGGTATCAGGCCTTCCTGCACGATCCGTTCGGCAACGTCGTTGAGCTGAACCAGCCGGAATAGCGTGCACATATCTCACCGATGACGATCGTTCACAGGCGGTGAGCGACAACGCACGGGACCCCGTGCGACCCTGCCGGTGAAAGCTCGCCCGGAACCCCTCGACCCGGGCGAGCAGCCGACGCGGGTTAGCTGGCCACGCCGTATGCGGCCAGGACGTTCTCACCGAGAAAGCCGGCCCGGTGCTCGGCAGGCAGCTGCGCCACCGTCTTCTCCAGCTCGGGAACGTAATCGGGGATGTGGTCGGGATGAGGAAAATCCGAAGCCCAGAAGAACCTGTCGTAACCCAGCTCCGCCATGACCGCCGCCAGCGTCGGCTCGTCGGGATCGGCCGAGACGAAACACTGCCGGGCAAAGTAGGTGCTCGGCAGGTCCCGGAGCTTTTGGCGCACCACGAAACCCTGCGGAGAGCGATACACCGAGTCCATCCGCTCCAGCCAAAATGGCAGCCAGGTGGCGCCGGCCTCCAGCAGGACGATCCGCAGGTCGGGGAATCTGTCGAAGGTGCCGAACTGGAACAGCGAGGTGAAGGCGTGGCGCACGCCGTCGGAGGCGACGACATTGTTGAAGAAGGTGTACTCGATGCTGGTCATCTGGCCGTAGCGTCCCGGGGCGGCCCATTTCGGTTCGAATGAGGGGTGAATGCCGATCGGGACACCGAGTTCCTGGGCGGTCGCGAAGACGATGTCGTGATCGGGGTGCCCCAGCGGTTTGCGGGTCATGGTGAATGGGGGGGTCCAGCCTCCGATGCAACCGGCTGCCACCGCCCGGCGCAGCTCCTGCGCCGCCGCCTGAGGGTCACCGAGCGAGAGCTGGGCCACCGGCAGGAGCCGACCGCCGGAGTCGGCGCAAAAGTCGACGATGAAGCGGTTGTAGGCGCGCAGATAGGCCTGGGTCAGCGGCTCGTCATCGACCTCGGCCACCCACAGCACGCCCAGGGTCGGGTAGAGCAGGACCCGTTCCAGATTCTCCAGCTGCAGGCGAGCGACGCGTTCGGCGGGATCCATGGCCCCGAATGGGGCGTTGTCCACATAGGCAAGACCAGTCGGCCGCCGCGGGTGGAAAAGGCCGCCGTTGAGGTCCATGTTGCCGACGCCCGCCGGCATGCCCCGGCGCACGAGCTTGGAGGGGCGGCCGTCGATCTCGAGATATTCGAGGCCCTGGTCGTCCTTGCGGATGTGCATGGCGCGCGGCCGGAAGGCGGGGTCGAGATAGCGGTCCCACAAATCGGGAGGTTCGAGGAGGTGCCCGTCGGCGTCCACCGCCCCGGCCAGGCTCAGCCGGGGAAGATGCTCCGTGGTAGGGCGCAACCCCGCCGCCGCCCAGCGCGAGGTGTCCATTGCCATCCGGATGAGCGCGCTGGACGGGTCCAGAACTTGACTGCTCGACGTGGTCTCTTGCCCGGCCATGGTGAACCTCCATCCTGATTGATGCATCAATCAGCGTACGTTAGGTGGTTCATCCTGACCACGCCGACACCGTCGGGCCTCGAGCGCGTGGGCTGCCCACCCCAACAATCGCCCCGGCGCATTGGCCCGGCGACGGTTTCGCCGAGGTGTTCACGGCTCACGACAACCGCGTCACGACAGGCGGCCAGTTCTTCCCGAATGGGCGGGGCGTCGCGGTGAACGGCGGCTACCAGCTCAGTGGGTCGTGGAGTTTCGGCTCAGGCATCGGACATTCGCAATACATCGCTGCGGGGTTTTCGCCGAGGGACAACGGCGAAATGCGCTGGGTCAGCGAGGGTGTCCCGTGTTAGGGGGACAGCCCCTGCTTGATGGCGGCGTCTTGTTTCCGACCGACATCGGTGACGAAATCGGTCGGTGCCGCGATGTCTTTGGGGCCATCGAATTCGAGCGTGACGAACGCCCTGCCCTCGGTGAACAGCAATGTCGTCACTCCCTGACTTCCATTCGGTGACTTGCCCGAAATGATCGTGCCGCCGGCGCCGACATTCGCCGCAACCGGTTTTCCGGCATCGACGAGCGGTGGCGCAGCTTTTGCCGCGGCGAGCGCACCGGCCGCAGCGGCGGGATCCGGCAGGATCAGGATGGTGTCGCGGATCACGTGGTCACCGTCCTGCTCGGTGAAAGTCATGGCCGCACCCTGCCGGCCATTCGGATTCTGAATCGGCGGACCCGCCGTAAAGGTTACCGGTGCGTTGATATCTGTGGCATGGATCAACAGCTTGGTGTAATCGGTCGCGGGGGCATTCGCGGATGTGGGCGCCGTGCCCCGGCTGGCGGCGCTCGGCGGCGTCGAGGCCGTTGTCGCAGTCGAGGGCTTCGAGCTACTGTGACAGCCGGCGGCCGAGAGCGCCAGCAGCGGGATCGCCACAGCGACTCCGGTGGTCGCCGACAGTGACGTCTTCATCGCCCGGTGCTCCTTCCAGCAAACTCGGTACCGACCTGACGTGGGTATCGCAGTGCGGCGGACGGCAACGATAGCTCGAATCCGAGTCACTCCAGCATCTTAGGCAAGTGAATCGGCTTGCCCACTGCCGCCGAACCAGCAACAGCGGTGACCAACGATTTCCGCGGCCTGCCCCCATGCTGCGATCGGCGCTGCAGGCTTCCTTTACGCTTTAGCTGATAACGGCGACCAAAGGAGACGCGGATGGCGTGGTTTCTCGCCCTCCAGGGCCCGGGCCACCTGCCCCACCAGTCGTTGGTCTACGAGCTTCAGGACTCGGCGGATGTGGACAAGATTTCGCAAGAGCTGGTCAGTTCGGCGACGCTGGACCGGGTCGTTCCCATCCCGGTCGTGCTGCCGCGCGGTAACCGTCGACATCAGAAGGTGACACTGTATGTGCGGCCCGCCGCCTGGGGCGTGTGGGCGTTCTACCAGCTTTCCGAGGAAGAACGACGTCAGCTCGTCAAGGAAAACCCGGTGCTCAACGCGCTCTCTCAGGCCGCCCAGCAGCGAGCACAGGCAAAGCCGACGGTACAGTTGCACCCGCTGACGGGTCAGGCCGGTTCCGACAACGTGGGTTCGTCGCCCACTCGGCCTTAAACCGTCCGGTGCGGTCGTTTTTTTCGCGTTTTTTCGCAGCAGGTCGCGTTTACAGTCCGCCCGGATCGTCGGGCACGTCAACGGCGTACCGGCGCAGCGCCTCCAAGGGCACCACGTCGAGGGTGCGCTCGTGGGTGGACGCCAGCACGATCGGGGCGGCGCAGCCGTCGAGGTGGGCGCGCAACCAGTTGCGCGCGGTGACGCACCAGCGGTCGCCAGGGGTCAGGCCGGGGAACCAGTACTCGGGCCGCGGTGTTGACAGGTCATTGCCGATGAGGCGCTGGTGTTCCAGGAACTCGGCCGTCACGACCGCGCAGATGGTGTGCAACCCGAGATCCTCGGGCCCGGTCGAGCAGCAGCCGTCGCGGTAAAAGCCGGTGGGCGGGTCGGTGCCGCAGGGTTGCAGGGGACCGCCCAGCACATTGCGATCAGCCACACCCCCAGTATCCGCCTCGCCACACACCGGGCGGTCACGGCAGACCAGTGCGGTCAGCCGGTGTCGGCAGGGTCGAGCAATCGCACCTCCTCCAGGTCCATCGCCGACTGCAACTCGCGCAGCACGATGTCGTCGATGAGGTTTCGGTCGCGAAGGTCGGTAACGGCGCGGCGCCGCTGTTCGAGCACGCCCAGACGCACCCGCCGGACCAGATCGCTGCGCTCGGCCATATCACTTCCCGTCGCGGTGCCAGCGCCGGCGGTGACGAGTGCTGCGTGCTCTTCATATTCTTTTCGCAGCCGGCTGAGTATTTCTTGGCTGACACCGACCTGGCGGGCGATCACCGGCAACGCGTCGAGGGCGGCCTCGGCGCTGCGGCGGCGCGCGAGCTGCAATTCGTCAGCGTGCGCGGTGTCGTCGGGCATCCGAGCCCAGCGCACGACGGCGGGCAGGGTGCTGCCCTGGACGAGGACCGTTACCAGGATGACCGCCGACACGACGAAGACAATCAGGTGACGATCCGGAAACGCGGCGCCGCTGCGGGTGCTCAGCGGAACGGCCAGCGCCGCAGCAAGCGACACCGCGCCGCGGAATCCGGCCCAGCTGAACACGAACCGTTCACGCCAGTTGGTGCCGCGAGTTGACTGCTCGGCGCGCCCGTCCACGGCGCGGATGAGTAGGGCGGTGATCTCCATCCAGGCGATCCGCGTCGCGATGATGACGCCGGTGACCGCCAGAGCTACTGCGGCGGCGCGGCGCAGCCCCCCGTCGACGGCGGATATGCCTCGCACGGCGGCGGGAATCTGGACGCCGACGAACACCCACAGCGAACCGTTGACCAGAAATGTTGACAGATCCCAGAAGGCGAATGTCTGCAGGCGAGACCGAGCCCGGATCACGCGCGGCCCGATGTAGGTGACGACCAGGGCGGCCACCAGCACGGCGACCACGCCGCTGCAATGTATGGCCTGAGCGAGCAGAAACGCCGCGAACGGCGTCAGCACGCTCATCCCGCCTTCCTCCAGCGGCGCGTCAAGTCGGCGACGAAGCCGGGTCACCACGATGCCCACCACGAGCCCGGCGGCGATTCCGCCGAGGTAGGCGCCAACGAAACGGCCCACCAGGGCGACCGGACCGATTGCGGGGCTGCCGGTCGCGACGGCGACGGTCACGCTGAACAGCACGAGCGCGGTGCCGTCATTGATGATGCTTTCGGCGCGCAACACCGTGAGCGGCCGGCGCGGCAGCTGCTTTGCCAGACCGGTTACCGCAGCTGCATCGGTGGGAGACAGCACGGCGCCCAGTACCGACGCCGCGTGTGGTTCCATCCCGAGCGCACGTGCTGTCGCCGACACCGCGGCCGCGGTGGCGATCACCAGGCCGACGCTGATCAACACGATCAACCGCAGATTGGCCCGGATCTCGCGGAAACTGGTGTTCAGACTTTCCCAGTACAGGATCGCCGGCAAGAACAGCAGCAACACGATCTCGCCGTCGACGCGGATGCCGCCGAACGGCGGGATCAGCCCCAGCAGGGTTCCGAATACGATGAGCAACACTGGCGGACCGACGCGATATCGCTTGCCCAGCACCGTCCCCGCGACCACGGTGGCAACAAGCGCAGCGACAACGACAAGTCCGAACACCAGCACATCCTCCGGTACGAACTGCTCGACTGTCGATCACAGCGAGGCCGCGCCAGCGAGCCGGACGCAGTGCCATAGGGTGCTCATGGTGCAGCGGTCCACGGTGCCGCAGCGAACACCGCCGGCGGCGCCATGTGCTCAGGTGGTTGAGGCGTTCCGCTCGGCGGTCGCCGGCTGGTGTCGCATCGAATAGATCTCCGCCAGGAATTGTTCGACGGCGACTGCCGCGTGCGCGGCGCGGACCGAGCCGAGGATGTCGAAAGCGTGCTGGGTCAACGGCAATTCGGCGTACACGACCGGCTGCCGACTGACCTCGCGCAGCCGTGCCACGAAGCAGCGCGCCTGTTCGACGGGAACCAGCGAGTCGCTGCGGCCATGCAAAACGAAGAAGGGGGGAGCCTCGGCGCTGACATGGGTGATCGGTGAGGCGGTGCGGAACGTCTGCAGATGCGTCGCAGGCCGCTGTTTGATCACCGACCGCACAAGCAGGCCCGGCATCATCGGATGCATCGCGTCGTCGAAGCGGGTGAAATCATAAACGCCGTAAAACGGCACCGCGGCTTGCACGCGGGTGTCGGCGGTTTCAAATCCCGGTTGAAACTGCGGATCATTGGGAGTCAGCGCCGCCAGCGAGGACAGATGACCGCCCGCTGATCCGCCGGTGATGGCGATGAAGTCGGGGTCGCCGCCGTAGTCGCTGATGTGCGCCTTGACCCAGGCCAGGGCGCGTTTGACGTCGACAATGTGATCGGGCCAGGTGTTGCGCGGGCTATGCCGATAGTTGATCGCCACACAGACCCAGCCCCGCTCCGCAAGGTGGCTCATCAACGGGTGGGCCTGTCCGCGTTTGTTTCCCGTCGTCCAGGCACCCCCGGGAATCTGCACCAGCACCGGCGCCTTTCCGGTTCGGTCCAGAGCAGGATGCCGCCAGATGTCGAGGTGGTTAGCCCTGCCGTATGGGCCGTAGCTGAGGTCGGCGTCGTGGGCATAGTCGCGATAGATCCGCATCATGCGCAGCACCCCGGGCCGCTTGGCGGCGCCGGCCGGCCGGCGCCACAGACCCGCCGAGTCGGTGCGGCGATGGGGCCCCAGGCCGCTGTCCAGCGCGGCGCTGAGCACCCTATTGGCCCGGTGGCCGGCGATGCTGAAGTTCAGCAAGCCCGCCGCGGCTGCACCCGTTACCAGCCATGACAGCGTGCGCACCGGCCGAGTCAGCCGCCGCGCCGTCAACGCCAGCCCGGCGAGCTGGGCCGCCACGAGCTGCACCGGCAGTTCGGTGCCGACCAAGCCGAAAAGCCACGCATAGAGCGAGGGGTATCCGTTGCGTGCCAGCGGCCGGTAGGCGTTGACGGTCAAGGCGGCGGCCAGCGCCGCGACCGCCAACGCCCC
This window contains:
- a CDS encoding aldo/keto reductase, with product MKYLDVEGIGKVSRIGLGTWQFGSIEWGYGDRYASGAARDIVQRALALGVTLFDTAEIYGLGKSERILGEALGDKRTEVVVASKIMPVAPFPPVIKQRERASARRLGLQRIPLYQIHQPNPVVPDSVIMPGMRDLLDSGAIGAAGVSNYSLARWQKADAALGRPVISNQVHFSLAHPRPLEDLVPFAERENRIVIAYSPLAQGLLGGKYGVDNRPGGIRAVNPLFGTENLRRIEPLLGALRDIAAQVGAKPAQVALAWLISLPGVVAIPGASSVEQLEFNAAAADIELSADARDALTEAARAFRPVPMRRFVTDLVRQRLVRR
- a CDS encoding SDR family oxidoreductase encodes the protein MVIGASSGLGRCIGVGLAQRGDQVALMARRRERLETAATEAGPGAVAIECDVTDEASCRSAIGDAAAALGGIDNLIYTPAISPLVRLVDTDADTWRRVFDTNIIGAALATAAAVPHLRESAGKAVYLSSVAGTFGPPWPGLGAYGVSKAALERLVEAWRAEHPDIGFTCLIVGECAGGEDDARTGMGTGWDRQLAEQTYPLWLSRGCMPGKLMPVEDLIEVVHTILRTDAATSMPVVVARGAPAGSGEILRSGRS
- a CDS encoding class I adenylate-forming enzyme family protein; the protein is MRPGGLNTMGSPAFTDEDSARYRAAGWWSDVTLSDAVRRNAEQSPGRAAYVDHPGISLTWRVFDCAASDLAEQLIGVGVSRGDRVAVWHGDSAAIHVLLVAIERCGAVVVGVGARAGSREVAAILRTAQPKFLVSDRARSAAARQAAAAVTAGFPVLVLGSGSDAGELCVHIDAAPTALGAERPLGPDDVFLINSTSGTTGLPKWVVHTQNRWYYFHQKAVANGLLTADDIFLPVIPTPFGFGIWTSHTTPIYLGATAVILERFTTKTTYEAIAQHKVTVLCCVSTQLTMLMADRSRLDYDLSSLRVVFAGGEALPYRPAAEFEELTGAKILQFYGSNETGLLSATTVDDSRHRRLRTSGRIVPEMAVRLFDGDRDVTATGHGQPACRGPATSLGYLGGTDHDKLFTRDGWMRMGDICQIDADGYLTVTGRTSDFILRGGKNISASEVEDAVMAHSSIAVAAAVAMPDPVFGEKVCVYIELADSQTVELPQLVEHLVALGVSKELLPERLIVMDELPRSSGGKIAKSQLREDIRARMEAKHECT
- a CDS encoding class II aldolase/adducin family protein translates to MNAPNARPGGLEVWAPSVMPPIGVELSHEQALAVAFRHLAAIGFAENMAGHITWQLDGQTDMLVNPWGLWWAELTASDICVVDQDAQVIRGRWDVTPAIHIHTELHRVRQDARVVIHNHPYYVCVLAALGRLPELVHQTGSLFVDDLRLIDTYDGEIDSPTRAADLAARIGNANLTILANHGVIATGRTLAEAVYRAASIERVCKLAYDVMLTGQKPVTMKWSDMAGMKASLIERAAEVYWAGAARMTIKADPDVLS
- a CDS encoding amidohydrolase family protein; this encodes MKSIDELAASPNFTTAKTGTDRSVTFLPDPPRAKRRYTLISVDDHIVEPPDTFTGRVPRKFADRAPKVVDTDDGRQTWVYDGQKLPNVGFNAVVGRPVSEYGFEPVRFDEIRRGAWDIHERINDMDLNGVYASLNFPSFLPGFAGQRLQQVTNDRDLALACVRAWNDWHLEVWAGSYPERIIPCQLPWLLDPELGAQMIYQNAERGFHAVTFSENPAMLGLPSIHSGHWDPMMAACAETGTVVNLHIGSSGSSPSTTEDAPPDVPGVLFFAYAISAAVDWLYSGLPSRFPDLKICLSEGGIGWVAGLLDRLDHMLSYHAMYGTWAALGESLTPAEVFLRNFWFCAVEDKSSFVQYDRIGADNIMVESDYPHCDSTWPHTQQKIHEQIGGLPQDVIRKISWENASRLYGHPVPPDIQRDPEAF
- a CDS encoding VOC family protein, yielding MKPAGVHHVAICVADAQKGLAFYRDVLGMTQLPRPDLGPGYWLDAGGQQVHLMESATPPPGAAHFAIRVDDLEAAVADLQEQGVEVQRVPFIPGAGYQAFLHDPFGNVVELNQPE
- a CDS encoding amidohydrolase family protein, which encodes MAGQETTSSSQVLDPSSALIRMAMDTSRWAAAGLRPTTEHLPRLSLAGAVDADGHLLEPPDLWDRYLDPAFRPRAMHIRKDDQGLEYLEIDGRPSKLVRRGMPAGVGNMDLNGGLFHPRRPTGLAYVDNAPFGAMDPAERVARLQLENLERVLLYPTLGVLWVAEVDDEPLTQAYLRAYNRFIVDFCADSGGRLLPVAQLSLGDPQAAAQELRRAVAAGCIGGWTPPFTMTRKPLGHPDHDIVFATAQELGVPIGIHPSFEPKWAAPGRYGQMTSIEYTFFNNVVASDGVRHAFTSLFQFGTFDRFPDLRIVLLEAGATWLPFWLERMDSVYRSPQGFVVRQKLRDLPSTYFARQCFVSADPDEPTLAAVMAELGYDRFFWASDFPHPDHIPDYVPELEKTVAQLPAEHRAGFLGENVLAAYGVAS
- a CDS encoding DUF2237 family protein, with the protein product MADRNVLGGPLQPCGTDPPTGFYRDGCCSTGPEDLGLHTICAVVTAEFLEHQRLIGNDLSTPRPEYWFPGLTPGDRWCVTARNWLRAHLDGCAAPIVLASTHERTLDVVPLEALRRYAVDVPDDPGGL
- a CDS encoding Na+/H+ antiporter → MFGLVVVAALVATVVAGTVLGKRYRVGPPVLLIVFGTLLGLIPPFGGIRVDGEIVLLLFLPAILYWESLNTSFREIRANLRLIVLISVGLVIATAAAVSATARALGMEPHAASVLGAVLSPTDAAAVTGLAKQLPRRPLTVLRAESIINDGTALVLFSVTVAVATGSPAIGPVALVGRFVGAYLGGIAAGLVVGIVVTRLRRRLDAPLEEGGMSVLTPFAAFLLAQAIHCSGVVAVLVAALVVTYIGPRVIRARSRLQTFAFWDLSTFLVNGSLWVFVGVQIPAAVRGISAVDGGLRRAAAVALAVTGVIIATRIAWMEITALLIRAVDGRAEQSTRGTNWRERFVFSWAGFRGAVSLAAALAVPLSTRSGAAFPDRHLIVFVVSAVILVTVLVQGSTLPAVVRWARMPDDTAHADELQLARRRSAEAALDALPVIARQVGVSQEILSRLRKEYEEHAALVTAGAGTATGSDMAERSDLVRRVRLGVLEQRRRAVTDLRDRNLIDDIVLRELQSAMDLEEVRLLDPADTG